In Ciconia boyciana chromosome 16, ASM3463844v1, whole genome shotgun sequence, one genomic interval encodes:
- the NOG gene encoding noggin, whose amino-acid sequence MDHSQCLVTIYALVVLLGLRLEQGACQHYLHIRPAPSDNLPLVDLIEHPDPIFDPKEKDLNETLLRNLMGGHFDPNFMAISLPEDRLGVDDLAELDLLLRQRPSGAMPSEIKGLEFYDGLQPGKKHRLSKKLRRKLQMWLWSQTFCPVLYTWNDLGSRFWPRYVKVGSCYSKRSCSVPEGMVCKPAKSVHLTILRWRCQRRGGQRCTWIPIQYPIISECKCSC is encoded by the coding sequence ATGGATCATTCCCAGTGCCTTGTGACTATATACGCCTTGGTGGTTCTGCTGGGTCTCCGGCTAGAGCAAGGCGCCTGCCAGCACTATCTGCACATCCGACCGGCTCCCAGCGACAACTTGCCCTTGGTGGATCTAATCGAGCACCCGGACCCTATCTTTGACCCCAAGGAGAAGGATCTTAACGAGACCTTGCTAAGGAACCTCATGGGCGGACACTTCGACCCTAACTTTATGGCTATTTCCTTGCCCGAGGACCGGCTTGGAGTGGACGATCTAGCTGAGCTGGACTTGCTGCTCAGGCAGAGACCCTCGGGAGCGATGCCCAGCGAAATCAAAGGGCTGGAGTTTTACGACGGGCTGCAGCCGGGCAAGAAGCACAGGCTGAGCAAGAAGCTGCGCAGGAAGCTGCAGATGTGGCTCTGGTCCCAGACCTTCTGCCCGGTCCTATACACGTGGAACGATCTCGGCAGCCGCTTTTGGCCCCGGTATGTCAAAGTGGGCAGCTGCTACAGTAAAAGGTCTTGTTCAGTCCCAGAAGGCATGGTTTGCAAACCTGCCAAGTCCGTGCATTTAACGATCCTGAGGTGGAGGTGCCAGCGCCGGGGAGGGCAGAGGTGCACATGGATACCCATCCAGTACCCCATCATTTCGGAGTGCAAGTGCTCCTGCTAG